A single window of Providencia stuartii DNA harbors:
- a CDS encoding type II toxin-antitoxin system RelE/ParE family toxin, with the protein MPVTYHLTPDAQSDLIGIHRFTLAQWGTTQSKTYLSGLRQTIQLLAETPTLGKNRPEVRMNVFSFPYSSHVIYYIQHEHQFVVFGILHKSMVPLAHLAEREII; encoded by the coding sequence CGGTAACTTATCATTTAACGCCCGATGCACAATCTGATCTGATAGGTATTCACCGCTTTACGTTAGCCCAATGGGGAACGACTCAGTCGAAGACCTATTTATCAGGACTTAGACAAACGATTCAACTGCTGGCTGAAACACCCACCCTTGGGAAAAATAGACCCGAGGTACGCATGAATGTGTTTAGCTTCCCTTATTCAAGTCATGTCATCTATTACATCCAACATGAGCATCAATTCGTTGTATTTGGGATCTTACATAAAAGTATGGTTCCACTTGCACATCTCGCGGAGCGGGAAATTATTTGA